A DNA window from Kitasatospora atroaurantiaca contains the following coding sequences:
- a CDS encoding molybdopterin molybdotransferase MoeA → MAPPPTAGTLHDGPWPQARRAARLAARQPLPAIEAELAAALGHTLAAPLAALTDLPAFDTSAMDGWAVSGPGPWRPAGRVLAGQDAAPLADGEAVEIATGAQLPPGATGVLRREHGRTEHGLLYALGEVAPGQDVRPRGQECRGGEALLPAGTPVTPAVLGLAAACGHDRLTVHRRPTVELLLLGDELLDSGLPQTGRVRDALGPMLAPWLSAAGAELTGRRQVRDDFGLLRDAVRHSPADVVITTGGTAAGPVDFLHAALEASGAHLLVDGVAVRPGHPMLLAELPGGRHLVGLPGNPLAAVAGAVTLALPLLHGLSGRPGPDLRTEPAAVDLPGHPTDTRLLPVVRTDQGVVPLAFDGPAMLRGLALAEALAVVPPGGVPAGGRTELLPAP, encoded by the coding sequence ACGACGGACCGTGGCCGCAGGCCCGCCGTGCCGCCCGCCTGGCGGCCCGTCAGCCGCTGCCCGCCATCGAGGCGGAGCTGGCGGCCGCCCTCGGCCACACCCTGGCCGCGCCGCTCGCCGCGCTCACCGACCTCCCCGCCTTCGACACCTCCGCGATGGACGGCTGGGCCGTCTCCGGGCCTGGCCCCTGGCGCCCGGCCGGCCGCGTGCTCGCCGGGCAGGACGCGGCACCCCTCGCCGACGGCGAGGCCGTGGAGATCGCCACCGGTGCCCAGCTCCCGCCGGGCGCGACCGGCGTACTGCGCCGTGAGCACGGCCGCACCGAGCACGGCCTGCTGTACGCCCTTGGCGAGGTGGCCCCCGGCCAGGACGTCCGCCCGCGCGGCCAGGAGTGCCGAGGGGGCGAAGCGCTGCTCCCGGCCGGTACGCCCGTCACCCCGGCCGTGCTCGGCCTCGCCGCGGCCTGCGGGCACGACCGGCTCACCGTCCACCGCCGCCCCACCGTCGAGCTCCTCCTTCTGGGCGACGAGCTCCTCGACTCCGGGCTGCCGCAGACCGGGCGGGTCCGCGACGCGCTCGGTCCGATGCTCGCCCCGTGGCTGAGCGCCGCCGGGGCGGAGCTGACCGGCCGGCGCCAGGTCAGGGACGACTTCGGACTGCTCCGGGACGCCGTCCGGCACTCGCCCGCCGACGTCGTGATCACCACGGGCGGCACCGCGGCCGGCCCGGTCGACTTCCTGCACGCCGCGCTGGAGGCTTCCGGAGCTCACCTGCTGGTCGACGGCGTCGCCGTCCGCCCCGGCCACCCGATGCTGCTCGCCGAACTCCCGGGAGGCCGCCACCTGGTGGGCCTGCCGGGCAACCCGCTGGCCGCCGTCGCGGGGGCCGTCACCCTCGCCCTCCCGCTGCTGCACGGCCTCTCCGGCCGTCCGGGGCCCGACCTGCGGACGGAACCCGCCGCCGTCGACCTCCCCGGGCACCCCACCGACACCCGGCTGCTGCCCGTCGTCCGCACCGATCAGGGCGTCGTCCCGCTCGCCTTCGACGGCCCGGCGATGCTGCGCGGTCTCGCGCTCGCCGAGGCGCTCGCGGTCGTCCCGCCCGGCGGTGTCCCGGCCGGCGGCCGGACCGAGCTGCTGCCGGCCCCTTGA
- a CDS encoding potassium channel family protein codes for MALGVLVATTLIVWADHAGYHDNADGTVDFLDSAYYATVTLSTTGYGDITPVSDAARLTNIFVITPLRVIFLIILVGTTLEVLTERTRQQWRLNRWRSTVREHTVVVGYGTKGRHAVATLLGQGVRKDSIVVVDPQRKAIDQATGDGLVGVLGDATRTDTLRRAELPTASQVVVAPERDDTAVLITLTARQLNKGATVVAAVREDENAPLLRQSGADVVVTSSSSAGRLLGMSMLSPHAGAVMEDLFTYGTGLDVVERPVTRAEAGRSPRECADLVLAVVRGRRVLNYTDPEAATLQLTDRVITIQRAGSA; via the coding sequence ATGGCCCTGGGCGTGCTGGTCGCCACCACCCTGATCGTCTGGGCGGACCACGCCGGCTACCACGACAACGCCGACGGCACGGTCGACTTCCTGGACTCCGCGTACTACGCGACGGTCACCCTCTCCACCACCGGCTACGGCGACATCACCCCGGTCAGCGACGCCGCCCGGCTCACCAACATCTTCGTGATCACCCCGCTGCGCGTGATCTTCCTGATCATCCTGGTCGGCACGACCCTCGAGGTGCTCACCGAGCGCACCCGCCAGCAGTGGCGGCTGAACCGCTGGAGGTCCACCGTGCGCGAGCACACCGTCGTCGTCGGGTACGGCACCAAGGGCCGTCACGCCGTGGCCACGCTGCTCGGACAGGGCGTCCGCAAGGACTCGATCGTGGTCGTCGACCCGCAGCGCAAGGCGATCGACCAGGCGACCGGTGACGGACTGGTCGGTGTGCTGGGTGACGCCACCCGTACCGACACCCTGCGGCGCGCCGAACTCCCCACGGCCTCCCAGGTGGTGGTCGCCCCCGAGCGCGACGACACCGCCGTCCTGATCACCCTGACGGCCCGCCAGCTCAACAAGGGCGCCACGGTCGTCGCAGCCGTACGGGAGGACGAGAACGCCCCGCTGCTGCGGCAGAGCGGCGCCGACGTGGTGGTCACCAGCTCCAGCTCGGCGGGCCGGCTGCTCGGCATGTCGATGCTCAGCCCGCACGCCGGCGCCGTGATGGAGGACCTGTTCACCTACGGCACCGGTCTGGACGTGGTCGAGCGCCCGGTCACCAGGGCCGAGGCCGGGCGCAGCCCGCGTGAGTGCGCCGACCTGGTGCTCGCGGTGGTCCGTGGCCGACGGGTGCTCAACTACACCGATCCGGAGGCCGCGACCCTGCAGCTCACCGACCGGGTCATCACCATCCAGCGGGCCGGCTCCGCCTGA